In Paramicrobacterium humi, the genomic stretch GAGATCGCCGGCCACATCACGGAGCTGATCGCCTCGCACCACCCGCGAGTGATCTTCCTCTCCGGTGATGTGCGCGCCGTGCAGCTCCTCACCGAGCAGCTCAGCGATCAGGCTCGGCATCTGCTGCACGTCATCCCCGGAGAGGGAAACGCCGAGGGCGCCTCTGAGGAGGGCATTCGGCACGCCATCGACATTCACCTCGATGCCGCGCGCCGGCGCACGAACAAAGAGATCCTTGATCGCTCCGCCGCCTCAAGCGGTCAGGAGCAGGCCCGCGGAATCGGAGCCGTGGTGCATGCGCTCGCACAGGGCCAAGCCGAGGTCGTGCTCATCGATCCCACGGTGCTGCTCGAGCATGACCTGCTCGCGCTGGACGCCGAGCCGTGGGTCGCGACAGCGCCCGAGGACAAACTCGACGCGAACGTGCTCGAGGACATCGTCGCCACCGCAGCGATCGTTCGGGCCGCCGTGCTCACGAACGCACGGGTTCGCTTCGTCGACCCCGACGAGATCGGGGTCGGAGTCGGCGTCGTGGCAGCCCTGCGCTGGCCGGTCGGGCCGCCGACACCCTAGCCGTACATTCAGATTCAGAGAAGGGAAACACTATGACCTCACTCAACGGAGCGAATGTCGCATTCCTCGCCACGAACGGCTTCGAGGACAGCGAGCTGACGAGCCCGTGGAACGCACTCGACGGCGCCGGCGCGGTGCCGACCATGGTGTCGCCGAACGCCGACGCCATCACGGGGAAGAACGGTCACTCCCAGGACGTGGATCTGCTCAGCCGCGATGCGAAGGCAGAGGACTACGACGCGCTCGTGCTCCCCGGCGGCGTCGTGAACGCCGACCACTTGCGCATGGACAAGGACTCCATCGCGTTCGCGAAGGCGTTCTTCGAGCAGCACAAGCCCGTGGGCGTCATCTGCCACGGCGCCTGGATCCTCATCGAGGCGGGCGTCGTCGACGGGCGGACCATGACGAGCTACCCGAGTCTGCAGACCGACTTGCGCAACGCGGGTGCCGCCTGGGTGGACAAGGAGGTCGTTGTCGACCAGGGCCTCGTCTCGAGCAGGACCCCTGACGACCTGCCGGCCTTCAACGACAAGGTCATCGAGGAGATCGGCGAAGGAAAGCACCGCGGTCAGACCGCCTGAGAGTTCCCACGCGGTCTGACCGAGACCTACCGCGCGAAACCTACCGGGCGAGCGGCGCCGGGAGGTGCGAGAGCATGTTCTGCGCGAAGAAGTCGCGCAGTTCGCTCGTCGCCGTGAGCGGAAGCACGTGCGCCACGTACTGGTCCGGTCGCACGATGACGACGCAGCCGTCCCGGTCGATGCCTCGCTCGTCGAAGTAGTCGTGCGCCGGGTCGACGGCGTACACCTTCTCATAGTCGATGAGCTGGAACGGTCCGACCTCCGGCAGGAAGATCTTCGGCACCATGCTGATGTCGACGTCTTCAAAGCGCTGCTGGTAGATCACCTTCGCGTCGAAGACGCTGTCGACGTCGGCGCCTTCGGGCGTGAAGAGCTTCACCGGCGAGTCTTCGGCGCTCGCGAGCCATTCGGCCCATTCGGCGAGCTTCGACGGCTGGCCCGCAGCGGGACGGTCGGCGAAGGCGTAGAGGCGCCAGCGACCATCGGCGCGGGCGTGGTGCCCCAGTTGCACAGGGTTCGTGTCGCCGACCCGGTATGCGCGCGCTGACTTGAACCGTTTGCCGATCGTGTACCCCTCCGCGAGGTGCTGGTGGCTCGCATCACCCGTGAGCATCGAGGGCGTGTACTGGGTCATGAACCCAGCCGGGAACTCCGCCGTCGACACGTAGAAGGCCGCGAGCTCGTCGGGCGACGAGAACTCCTCGGGCTTCTTCGCCATCATCGTCGACCACTCACGGTCGAAGTCGATGAGGTTCTGCGCGATGACCTGGCGCTCCGCCGAGTAGGTGGCGAGCAGCGATTCGGGGCTGCGGCCCTCGAGCACCTGGCCGAGCTTCCAGCCCAGGTTGAAGCCGTCCTGCATCGACACGTTCATTCCCTGGCCGGCCTTCGCGCTGTGCGTGTGGCAGGCGTCGCCCGTGATGAACACGCGCGGCATGCGCTCGGCCGTGGCCTCGGCGGGAACGTCGTCGAACTTGTCGGTCAGGCGGTGCCCGACCTCGTACACGCTGAACCATGCGACGTCGCGCACGTCGAGCGTGTAGGGGTTGAGGATGCGGTTCGCCTTCGCGATGATCTGCTCCACGGTCGTGCCGCGTACCGCGTGGTTGTCGTCGGGCGACGTCTCGCCGAGGTCGACGTACATGCGAAACAGGTAGCCGCCCTCGCGTGGGATGAGCAGGATGCTGCCTTCCGTGTTCGACTGGATGGCGCACTTCGTGCGGATGTCGGGGAAGTCGGTGACCGACAGCACGTCCATGACGCCCCACGCGTGGAACGACTCGCCGCCGCTGAGCGACCGACCGATGGAGCCGCGCACGGCGCTGCGCGCACCGTCGCAGCCCACGACGTACTTGGCCCGCACGATGCGCTCCTCACCCGCGTGCTCCCCTGCCGTGGCGCGCAGGGTGACAGCCACGGGGTATTCGCCCTCCTCGGCGACGTCGAGCGTCACGAAATCCCACCCGTAGTCCGGGCGGATGCGCGCGGGCCCGTTCGCGGCGTACTCGGCGAAGTAGTCGAGCACGCGCGCCTGGTTCACGATCAGGTGGGGGAACTCGCTGATGCCGTGCGGGTCGTCTTCCGCGCGCTGGCTGCGGATGATCTTCGAGGGGTCGGCGGGGTCAGGGCTCCAGAAGTTCATTGACGACAAGTGGAACGCCTCGGCGATGATGCGCTCGGCGAAGCCGAACGCCTGGAACGTCTCGACGCTGCGCGCCTGGATGCCGTCGGCCTGACCGATCTCGAGGCGGCCGGGACGACGCTCGATGATGCGCGTCGTGACCGAGGGGTACTGCGACAGCTGAGCCGCGAGCACCATTCCCGCAGGACCTGAGCCGACGATCAGCACGTCCATCTCGTCGGGGAGCTCGTCGGGCCGGTCGATCCCGGTCCCTGACGCGGGCAGCACCTTCGGGTCGCCGGAGACATAGCCGTGGTGGTGAAACTGCATCGTCGTTGATCCTTACTCAGACTTCGGTGTCGGGTATTGTGCACCGTCGCGGCGTGTTCTATAGTCGAACACGCCGTTCTACTATTGAACAAATGCTACGGCCACGACCTATCCGATGCAAGCGCGTGCCGCTTCCCGAGGGCAAGGAGATTCCGCATGGCGGATGCCGCGACCGCTCGAACCACGAAGCCGCGCCCCTCTTCGCCCGCCTCGCAGACGCTCAGCCGCGGCATCCAGATCCTCGAACTTCTCGCGGACGCGCGCGGCTCCCTCGCTATCGACGAGGTCGCTCAGGCGCTCGGGCTGCATCGCTCGATCGCCTACCGGCTGCTGCGCACGCTCGAGGATCACGGCCTCGTTGTGCGTGACGCGAACGGCCGGGTCATGCTCGGCGCGCACATGGCCACTCTCGCTGCCGGGGTCGCGCGCGACCTGCAGACGGAAGCGCTCCCCGAGCTCACCGAGGCCGCGAACGAGCTCGGCATCACGTGCTTCCTCGGAGTGCTCGATCAAGACCAGTGCGTCACTCTCGTGAGCATCGAGCCACGGCACGCGGTGGCTTCGGTGGCGCAGCGGCCCGGGGCGCGGCATCCCGTCACCGTCGGCGCTCCCGGGAAGGTCATCATGTCGATGCTGTCAAGCGCCGAGTGGCCGGCAGACGTGTCTGACCGGCTGCGTGCTGACATGGCGGAAACCCTCGAGCGCGGTTACGCGACGAGCCACGACGAGGTCATTCCGACGGTGAAGAGCGTCGCCGTGCCGCTCGCGCTGCGCGGCAGGCGGCCCGCGGCCCTCGCGGCCGTGTACGTCGGGCCGGCCCACGATCCGGCGATGATCGCGGAGCGCCTCGCCCGCTCGGCCGCGACGATCCGCGACGCGCTCGGCAGCTGATCAACGCAGGGCGCACCATCGCGGCCGGGAGGCATGTGGCACACTTGAACCGGCGCTGAAGCGCCGCGGCGGTGGGGCTCGCCGCACCCAACCTCGGCGCAAGTCGACAACGGTCCCTCCCTCACTCATCGGCGTGCATTCAGGGAGGCAGTCATGGCGCACCACGGGCCGCCCCTTCACCTGCAGTGGCGGTTCATCGCGCTCATCGCCGTCGGCGGCGCGATTGGCACGGCGCTTCGAGCGGGCCTCGGCACTGCTCTCGCAACCGACGGGTTCCCGGTCGCGACCTTCTCCGTGAACCTCGCGGGCGCGTTCGGGCTCGGGATGCTGCTGGAAGCGCTCGTGCGCTTCGGAAATGACACCGGGCATCGCCGGGTGCTGCGTCTCGGGCTCGGCACGGGATTCTTCGGCGGCTTCACGACCTACAGCTCGTTCGCGGTCGAGACGGCCGGCTTCCTGACGCGCGGCGACGACGGGCTCGCTGTCGGCTACGCGCTCGGCACCGTCGTCGCGGGCGCCCTCGCGACCGTTCTCGGAGTGATGGCCGGCGCGACTCTGCACCGGCGCCGTGCACGTCGAGGACGCGCCGCATGACGCCCCTCGTCTTCGCAGCCGTCGCCGTCGCCGGGGGCATCGGCGCAGCCTGTCGCTTCTGGCTCGACAGCATCATCACCGCGCGTGCTCGCATCGCCTACCCGCTGGGCACGAGCATCATCAACGTGAGCGGCTCGTTCGCGCTCGGCGTGCTCACCGGAGCGGCGGCCGGCAGCCTGGTGTCGTCGTCCCTCGCGCTCATCGTCGGCACAGGGTTTCTCGGCGGCTACACGACCTTCAGCACCGCGAGCGTCGAGACCGTTCGACTCGTGCAGCAGGGGCGCTGGCTCGCCGGCCTCGTCAACGGCATCGGGATGCTGCTGCTCGCTGTCGCCGCGGCCGCCCTCGGCCTGTGGCTGGGCTCGCTGCTCTGATCACTCCCCCCGCAGCGGGTGACGCAAGCGATCGAAGAACACCCACGCGAACCCGGCGATGATCAGCACACCGTCCACGGCGTGGAGGAAGCCGAACCACCTGCTGATCCCGAATCCGAGCCCCACGAGCAGACCCTGCACGAAGTAGAGCAGGATGAACAAGACCAGCGGGATGACCCAGACCTTCCAGTTCGCTCGCGACAAGAGGCCGAGAATGAACATCACCGCCGCAACGATGTAGAGCACTTGCCCGTCGATCGCGTGCGGTTCGAACGCCGCCATGCCCCAGGCCTGGTCACCCGGCTTCTCTTCGGCTCCCCAGAAGCCGAGCGCCGCGAACGCCACTTGAAGCAGCGCAAGGACGAGACCGAGCAATGCGACCCATTGCAGGATGCGATCGCACACGACGCGCCAGCCGGCGACGCGCTCGACGCGCGCCGTGGTCACTGAACTCATGATTGCCTCCCCGGCGCCGCCTCGCTGTGGGCGGGGAGGCGTCATTGCCGAGCCAGGGTTCGTCGGAGACTCCGATGGCTTTAAGGCGCACAGTACTCCGCCGGTCGTCGCGCGGGAAGAGGCGGCGTGTGCCGCAATGTGGGGGCAAGCGCGCGGTGAAACTAGAAATACCACTGCGGAGTTGCATCGAGAATGTCGTGCACCCGGTCAGCTGACGACCGGCTCACAGTGGCGCCGCATCGGTCAACGCCGCTTCGGATATCCGCCGCTTCACCAGCTGCGCGGGAAATGCATCGACATCGTCGCCGAGGAGAGCGCGAACCTCTTCGAGCACACCACTCGATCGCATCAGAATGTTTCCGTCCGCCGGGTCCATGTCAACGAGGATGTCGATATCGCTGTCGGGCCCCGCATCGCCTCAGGCAACCGACCCGAAGAGCCGCGGGCGCGTCGATCCGTACTTGTCGAGTATCGCGTCAAGTTCAGCCCGACGAACCTCAATGCGCTCACGCAACGCGAGCGCAGATGCCGGGACGCCGGATCCCAAGGCTTCGACCTCTCCACGAGGAGAATGGAATGGCGGAGACGGAGGGATTTGAACCCTCGGTCCCCTTACGGGGACTCCACCTTAGCAGGGTGGTGCACTAGGCCTGACTATGCGACGTCTCCGTGGGCCCGCTGGGCGGACACACGCGTTAAAGCATAACGGGTGAGGGCCTCAGCCTCGAAATCGAGTGCCGGATGCCACGCCCGGCGGCATCCGCTCTAGTATCCGTTTCCGTCAGCACACGTCTCGAGCGACGCATTCTGGCCGTGGATGCTGTCGGGCAGTTCCACGGTGCCGTCCTCGGGAGGCGTCGTGCTGTCGGGAGAATCCGTCGCCGGCGGCGTCGTCGGCGGGGCGGTGGACTCTCCGTCCTGCGGGATCGAACCGCCCGTGCCACCGGTTACGGACAGGTTCTTGTCCTGCTTGATCGCGTCGAAAAGCGTGTTCGCGTCGGTCGTGAGCGGAGAGACGCCGCCGTCGACATAGTAGTTCGGGTACTGCACGAACGTGATCTTGTCGGTCGGGATGTCGGCGAGCGTCATGCCGATCGACACCATCGTGTTGATGTTGTTGAGGCTCTGCGAGAACTGCATGTTCGTCGCGGCGACCTTCGCGATGCTGTAGAGCTTGACCGGGTCGGTGAGCGTCTCGGCCGACTTGAGCTCGCGCACGAGCGCCGAGAGGAAGAGCTGCTGGTTGCTGATTCGGCCGAGGTCGGAGCCGTCGCTCACGCCGTGTCGGGTGCGCAGGAACTGCAGCGCGTCCTTGCCCTTGAGCGAGACGTTGCCGGCCGGCAGGTCGAGATCGGTCTTCGAGTCCTTGATCGACTTCGCGAGGCACACCTCGACGCCGCCGATCGCGTTCGACAGCGCGATGACGCCGTTGAACTGCACTTCGGCGGCGAACGGGATGTCGAGACCCGTGAGGTCCTCGACCGCGAGCACCGTGCACGCCATGCCGCCGTAGGAGAGGGTCGTGTTGATCTTCTGGCGGCTCATCGCCGGGTAGCTGCCGACCTGCTCGCCATCCTCATTGAACCTGGGGCACGACGGGATGGGCACGAACATGTCGCGCGGGAAGCTGACGACAGTCGCGTTGCTGTGGTCCTCGGCGACGTGCAGCAGCATCGTGACGTCGTTGAGGTTTCCCGTCTCGCGCGCGGGGTTGCCGTAGCCATCGCCCTGGCCGGCGCGGCTGTCGCTTCCGATCAGCAGCAGGTTCACTCCGCCCTCGATCGAGTTGATGTCGGGAGCGGCCTGCCCGGGGGTCTCGCCCGCGAGCACCGCGCCCTTCGAGGTCGTGTTCACGACGTCGGTCACCGCCCATGCCGCGACCCCGCCGACGCTCACAAGCGCCACGGCGACGGCGCACGCGACGAACTTGCCGGCCGTCTGCCAGACGCCGCGCCGCGGCAAGCGGCCATGCCGGGCGATAGTGGACGAGCGTCGCGCCACGCGGGTTCCTCTCGCAGACAACAAGTGAGACTTCGGGCCGTATCGGCCTTCGCTAGTGTGAACTGGCCCAAATGCGCAGATCACCGACGTTTACTTTAAGCCCACGATGCTGAGAACACGGTAAACGGCGCCTGCGGGAGTCCGCAATCGCCCCCTCTTGCGGGTCAGCGGCGCCGAGCTGCCGTGTGACTGATGGCGCGCACCGCCTCGATCACGGCGCTGCCGACGAGCACGGCAGCGCCCACCCAGATCGCGCGCCCCGGCGCGTCGGTCAGAAACGTCTCGCGCACGGGCTGCTCGGGGATGAACACGAGCCCGGTGAGAACGACGGCAACGAACACGAGGAAGAACGCGCTCAGCGGAGCGATGAATGTGCGCCACACTGCCCGCCAGCCGATGAAGCGGCGTGCCAGCCGCCAGGCGAAGACGAACCCGCCGGCGACCCCAAACGCCAGCCAGCCGTAGTTGAGCGTGCTGAATCCGGTAATGCCGACGAAGTCAAAGCGACGGATGATCGCGAAGTAGAGGTCAACCACCGCGGCGGCGACCAACGCCGTGATCCACGGCCAGCGAAGGATGACCGACCATGACGTCCATGCGGATGCTGCCTCACGATTGGTCATCGCGCTCCATCCCTCGTCACCCGGAACACGTGCGCCTGCCGTCTTCGAGGTCCAGACGGCGACGTCACACAGCGGAGGGCGTGGGATTCGAACCCACGAGACATTTCTGCCCACTGGTTTTCAAGACCAGCTCCATCGGCCGCTCGGACAGCCCTCCTCGTCACCGCACGCGGCGACGCTGACCGATTCTACCCGACAGGGTCAGGACGCCGTCACAGCGAGGCGAGCACGTGAGCGAGGCCGTCGTCGGAGATGCTCGCCGCGACCTCGGTCGCGGCATCCTTCACCTCATCGGGCGCCTGGCCCATCGCGACGCCACGCCCGAGCTCACCGGCCCACTTGAGCAGCTCGACGTCGTTGCGTCCGTCGCCGACAGCGACGAGTCGCGATTGCGGGGCGCCGATCCATTCCCGCACGCGCTCCATGGCGGTCGACTTGTTCACGCCGAACGGGGCGATGTCGAGCCACGCCGTCCAGCCGATCGCGTAGGTGACCTTGTGCAGCCCCATCTCCTCGACGACGCGCAGGAACTCCTGCTCGTCGTGCCCGGGCGAGACCACCACGACGCGCGTGACGGGCTTGTGCAAGAGCTGTTCGAACTCGACCTGCTCGGCGCCGTCGAGATTCCAGTCCGTCATTCCCTGCGTGTATCGGCGGAAGCCGTCGGGGTACTCGACCATGTAGCGGCCGTCGTCGAGGTTCTCGTGGATGAGCTGCAGCACCTCGGTCGGGTCGAAGGTCTCCACGTGATGGCGCACGTACTCGTCGCCCTCGCGCTTCATGATGAGCGCGCCGTTCGCGCACACCGCGTAGTCGCTCTGCAGGCCGAGCTCGTCGAGAACGGGCTTCGTCGACTCCCAGCTTCGGCCGGTCGCGAGCATGAGTTCGTGACCCTGATCGGATGCCGCGAGCACGGCCTTCCGCACGGCCGGCGAGATCTCGCCGTCCTCGTGCAGAACCGTGCCGTCGACGTCGAGCGCGACGAGCAGGGGGCCGTCCGGGCTCACGCGACGGGCTCCGCGACCTCGAGCCCTCCCAGGTAGGGGCGCAGCGCCTCCGGGATGACGACCGAACCGTCGGCCTGCTGGTGGGTCTCGAGGATCGCGACAAGCCAGCGCGTCGTCGCGAGGGTTCCGTTGAGGGTCGCGACGGGAGCCGTCTTCCCACTCTCGGTGCGATAGCGGGTGTCGAGCCGACGCGCCTGGTACGTCGTGCAGTTCGAGGTGGACGTGAGCTCGCGGTACGCGTCTTGCGTCGGCACCCACGCCTCGACGTCGAACTTGCGGGCCGCGCTCGAGCCGAGGTCGCCCGCCGCGGTGTCGATGACGCGGTAGCTCAGGCCGAGCGACTGCAGCATGTCCTCCTGCCAGCCGAGCAGGCGCTCGTGCTCCGCCTGCGCTGCGTCGGGAGTCGTGTAGACGAACATCTCGAGCTTGTTGAACTGGTGCACGCGGATGATGCCGCGCGTGTCCTTGCCGTACGAGCCGGCCTCGCGCCGGTAGCACGTCGACCAGCCGGCGTAGCGCAGCGGGCCTGCGGAGAGGTCGAGGATCTCGTCGGCGTGGTAGCCGGCGAGCGCGACCTCGCTCGTGCCCGTCAGGAACAGATCGTCGGCCTCGAGCTTGTACACCTCGTCGGCGTGCTCGCCGAGGAACCCGGTTCCCGACATGATCTCAGGCTTGACGAGCGTCGGGGTGATGAGCGGCGTGAATCCCGCGGCGAGCGCACGGTCGAGGCCGAGGCTCATGAGGGCGATCTCGAGACGCGCGCCGATGCCCTTGAGGTAGTAGAACCGCGCGCCCGACACCTTGGTGCCGCGCGCCATGTCGATAGCGTCGAGCCTCTCGCCGATCTCGAGGTGGTCACGCGGCTCGAAATCGAAGCGCGGCTTCTCGCCGACGGTGCGCAGCGTCACGAAGTCCGCCTCGCCGCCCGCCGGCACGCCATCGATGATGACGTTCTGGATGCCGCCGGCGATCTCGCCGAACCGGGTCTCCGCGGCCGAGGCCTCGTGCTGCGCTTCCTTCACGCGCGCGGCGAGCTGCTGCACTTCGGCGACGAGCGCCTTCTTCTCCTCCTTGGGCGCCTTCGCGACCTTCTTGCCGAACGCATTCTGCTCGGCGCGCAGCTGCTCGAACTCGTTGATGGCGCTGCGCCTGGCGGCATCCGCCTCGATGGCCTCATCGACGAGGTCGACGCGTGATCCGCGCGCCTGCTGCGAACGACGGATGATATCGGGGTTTTCGCGCAAGAGTACGGGATCGATCACACTGCCAAGTCTAAGCGTGATGCCGATAGGTTTCTGCTATGAGCGGTGAGGGTGGGAAGTTCGCGACGGTTGTCTACAACCCGATCAAGGGCAATGCGTCGAGCGTGAAGCGCCATTTCACCGAGGGCGCCGAGAAACACGGCTGGGCCGCTCCGAAGTTCATCGAGACGAGCGAGGCCGACCCGGGCGTGGCCATGGCGCGCGAGGCCGTCGCCGACGGCGCGGCGATCGTCGTCGCGGCGGGTGGCGACGGCACGGTCCGCTGCGTCGCGGAGGGACTGCGCGACAGTGGCGTGCCCCTCGCGCTCGTGCCGTCGGGGACGGGAAACCTTCTCGCACGCAACCTCGACATTCCGCTTGGCAGCATCCATCAGGCCGCGACGATCGCGTACACGGGCGAGACCCGCACGATCGACCTGGGCATCGCCGAGGTCAAGCCGCCGAACGGTCCCACGAGCGAGCACGCGTTCCTCGTCATGGCGGGGATGGGCATCGACGCGCAGATGATCGCGAACACGAACGACGAGCTCAAGAAGACCGTCGGCTGGCTTGCGTACGCGGATGCCGTCATCCGCTCGGTCGCGGGGCTCAAGCCGTTCCGCATCCGCTACCAGCTCGCCGACAGTCCGCGGCACAGCGCCCACGTCAGCACGATCCTCGTCGCGAACTGCGGAACGCTGCCTGCCGGCATCGAGCTGCTGCCCGATGCGCGGATCGATGACGGTCAGCTCGACGTCGCCGTGTTGCAGCCCAACGGCGTGCTCGGCTGGCTGCAGGTGTGGCGCAAGGTGCGCTGGGAGAACGGGATGCTGCGGCGATCGAGCATCGGACGCCGCATCATCAAGGCGACAGAGGGCAAAGACAGCACGATCACATACTTGCGGTCGCCGAGCGTAACGATTCGGCCCGACGAGAGTCAGGAACTCGAGCTCGACGGCGACGAGTTCGGCGCGGCGAGCGCGGTGCGCTTCACGGTGGATCCGGGAGCGCTCCGCGTGCGGGTTCCCGCG encodes the following:
- a CDS encoding type 1 glutamine amidotransferase domain-containing protein, yielding MTSLNGANVAFLATNGFEDSELTSPWNALDGAGAVPTMVSPNADAITGKNGHSQDVDLLSRDAKAEDYDALVLPGGVVNADHLRMDKDSIAFAKAFFEQHKPVGVICHGAWILIEAGVVDGRTMTSYPSLQTDLRNAGAAWVDKEVVVDQGLVSSRTPDDLPAFNDKVIEEIGEGKHRGQTA
- a CDS encoding fluoride efflux transporter FluC, whose amino-acid sequence is MAHHGPPLHLQWRFIALIAVGGAIGTALRAGLGTALATDGFPVATFSVNLAGAFGLGMLLEALVRFGNDTGHRRVLRLGLGTGFFGGFTTYSSFAVETAGFLTRGDDGLAVGYALGTVVAGALATVLGVMAGATLHRRRARRGRAA
- a CDS encoding LCP family protein produces the protein MARRSSTIARHGRLPRRGVWQTAGKFVACAVAVALVSVGGVAAWAVTDVVNTTSKGAVLAGETPGQAAPDINSIEGGVNLLLIGSDSRAGQGDGYGNPARETGNLNDVTMLLHVAEDHSNATVVSFPRDMFVPIPSCPRFNEDGEQVGSYPAMSRQKINTTLSYGGMACTVLAVEDLTGLDIPFAAEVQFNGVIALSNAIGGVEVCLAKSIKDSKTDLDLPAGNVSLKGKDALQFLRTRHGVSDGSDLGRISNQQLFLSALVRELKSAETLTDPVKLYSIAKVAATNMQFSQSLNNINTMVSIGMTLADIPTDKITFVQYPNYYVDGGVSPLTTDANTLFDAIKQDKNLSVTGGTGGSIPQDGESTAPPTTPPATDSPDSTTPPEDGTVELPDSIHGQNASLETCADGNGY
- a CDS encoding diacylglycerol/lipid kinase family protein, whose protein sequence is MSGEGGKFATVVYNPIKGNASSVKRHFTEGAEKHGWAAPKFIETSEADPGVAMAREAVADGAAIVVAAGGDGTVRCVAEGLRDSGVPLALVPSGTGNLLARNLDIPLGSIHQAATIAYTGETRTIDLGIAEVKPPNGPTSEHAFLVMAGMGIDAQMIANTNDELKKTVGWLAYADAVIRSVAGLKPFRIRYQLADSPRHSAHVSTILVANCGTLPAGIELLPDARIDDGQLDVAVLQPNGVLGWLQVWRKVRWENGMLRRSSIGRRIIKATEGKDSTITYLRSPSVTIRPDESQELELDGDEFGAASAVRFTVDPGALRVRVPAKR
- the serS gene encoding serine--tRNA ligase, producing the protein MIDPVLLRENPDIIRRSQQARGSRVDLVDEAIEADAARRSAINEFEQLRAEQNAFGKKVAKAPKEEKKALVAEVQQLAARVKEAQHEASAAETRFGEIAGGIQNVIIDGVPAGGEADFVTLRTVGEKPRFDFEPRDHLEIGERLDAIDMARGTKVSGARFYYLKGIGARLEIALMSLGLDRALAAGFTPLITPTLVKPEIMSGTGFLGEHADEVYKLEADDLFLTGTSEVALAGYHADEILDLSAGPLRYAGWSTCYRREAGSYGKDTRGIIRVHQFNKLEMFVYTTPDAAQAEHERLLGWQEDMLQSLGLSYRVIDTAAGDLGSSAARKFDVEAWVPTQDAYRELTSTSNCTTYQARRLDTRYRTESGKTAPVATLNGTLATTRWLVAILETHQQADGSVVIPEALRPYLGGLEVAEPVA
- the crcB gene encoding fluoride efflux transporter CrcB; this translates as MTPLVFAAVAVAGGIGAACRFWLDSIITARARIAYPLGTSIINVSGSFALGVLTGAAAGSLVSSSLALIVGTGFLGGYTTFSTASVETVRLVQQGRWLAGLVNGIGMLLLAVAAAALGLWLGSLL
- a CDS encoding FAD-binding monooxygenase — protein: MQFHHHGYVSGDPKVLPASGTGIDRPDELPDEMDVLIVGSGPAGMVLAAQLSQYPSVTTRIIERRPGRLEIGQADGIQARSVETFQAFGFAERIIAEAFHLSSMNFWSPDPADPSKIIRSQRAEDDPHGISEFPHLIVNQARVLDYFAEYAANGPARIRPDYGWDFVTLDVAEEGEYPVAVTLRATAGEHAGEERIVRAKYVVGCDGARSAVRGSIGRSLSGGESFHAWGVMDVLSVTDFPDIRTKCAIQSNTEGSILLIPREGGYLFRMYVDLGETSPDDNHAVRGTTVEQIIAKANRILNPYTLDVRDVAWFSVYEVGHRLTDKFDDVPAEATAERMPRVFITGDACHTHSAKAGQGMNVSMQDGFNLGWKLGQVLEGRSPESLLATYSAERQVIAQNLIDFDREWSTMMAKKPEEFSSPDELAAFYVSTAEFPAGFMTQYTPSMLTGDASHQHLAEGYTIGKRFKSARAYRVGDTNPVQLGHHARADGRWRLYAFADRPAAGQPSKLAEWAEWLASAEDSPVKLFTPEGADVDSVFDAKVIYQQRFEDVDISMVPKIFLPEVGPFQLIDYEKVYAVDPAHDYFDERGIDRDGCVVIVRPDQYVAHVLPLTATSELRDFFAQNMLSHLPAPLAR
- a CDS encoding IclR family transcriptional regulator, which codes for MADAATARTTKPRPSSPASQTLSRGIQILELLADARGSLAIDEVAQALGLHRSIAYRLLRTLEDHGLVVRDANGRVMLGAHMATLAAGVARDLQTEALPELTEAANELGITCFLGVLDQDQCVTLVSIEPRHAVASVAQRPGARHPVTVGAPGKVIMSMLSSAEWPADVSDRLRADMAETLERGYATSHDEVIPTVKSVAVPLALRGRRPAALAAVYVGPAHDPAMIAERLARSAATIRDALGS
- a CDS encoding HAD family hydrolase, with product MSPDGPLLVALDVDGTVLHEDGEISPAVRKAVLAASDQGHELMLATGRSWESTKPVLDELGLQSDYAVCANGALIMKREGDEYVRHHVETFDPTEVLQLIHENLDDGRYMVEYPDGFRRYTQGMTDWNLDGAEQVEFEQLLHKPVTRVVVVSPGHDEQEFLRVVEEMGLHKVTYAIGWTAWLDIAPFGVNKSTAMERVREWIGAPQSRLVAVGDGRNDVELLKWAGELGRGVAMGQAPDEVKDAATEVAASISDDGLAHVLASL